Proteins encoded by one window of Misgurnus anguillicaudatus chromosome 4, ASM2758022v2, whole genome shotgun sequence:
- the neurl2 gene encoding neuralized-like protein 2 — MTAFLDQFMEFHSVHGTNVKLDPSGTQATRVESFANGVCFSKNPLSPGEIFLVEIEEKELGWCGHLRIGLTAHDPRTLETVPEYSLPDLVDMGDSWVFAITRNHNKVVEDQAGEVEGGEQPVVAGETGNKPKTFFTDTHLYIENICIPRDKLVGRSRPGRYSHILDDLYKTNTLPPTARRSRIGVVYVPKGQGYGDMHIIINGEDMGACAKRIPTNRPLYAVVDVFAATKCVRIVQVEYGFASLQTLCRKIIQKHIIHRMALDWLELPDLLKHYCKYE; from the exons ATGACAGCCTTTTTAGATCAGTTCATGGAGTTTCACTCGGTTCATGGTACAAACGTGAAATTGGACCCCTCGGGAACTCAGGCCACCCGCGTAGAAAGTTTTGCGAATGGCGTCTGCTTCAGTAAAAACCCTTTGAGCCCCGGAGAGATCTTCCTTGTTGAGATTGAAGAGAAGGAACTGGGCTGGTGTGGTCATTTAAGGATTGGACTCACTGCACATGACCCCCGAACACTGGAAACGGTGCCTGAATATTCTTTGCCGGATCTTGTGGATATGGGAGATAGCTGGGTATTTGCAATAACAAGAAACCATAATAAAGTTGTTGAGGATCAAGCCGGAGAGGTGGAAGGTGGAGAACAACCAGTTGTGGCTGGTGAGACAGGAAACAAGCCTAAAACATTTTTCACTGACACTCACTTGTATATAGAAAATATATGCATACCGAGAGACAAGCTGGTGGGACGCAGTCGGCCTGGGAGGTACAGTCACATTCTGGATGACTTGTACAAAACCAACACATTACCTCCCACTGCACGCCGCAGTCGCATAGGGGTTGTTTATGTGCCTAAGGGACAAGGCTATGGTGATATGCACATTATCATCAATGGTGAAGACATGGGAGCCTGTGCCAAGAGGATCCCAACTAATAGGCCGTTGTATGCTGTTGTGGATGTATTCGCAGCTACTAAATGTGTCAGGATCGTCCAGGTGGAATATGGCT TTGCCTCATTGCAGACACTCTGCCGAAAGATTATCCAGAAACACATCATTCACAGAATGGCTTTGGACTGGCTGGAACTTCCAGATTTACTGAAACATTACTGTAAATATGAATGA
- the msrb1b gene encoding methionine-R-sulfoxide reductase B1b isoform X2, whose amino-acid sequence MSFCSFFGKEVYKDHFKPGMYVCSQCGHPLFSSRSKYEHSSPWPAFTETMREDSVTKVMETFTAYKVLCGKCGNGLGHEFLNDGPEEGLSRFUIFSHSLKFVPKDKVDKH is encoded by the exons ATGTCCTTTTGTTCTTTTTTCGGGAAGGAAGTttataaagatcattttaaacCTG GAATGTATGTTTGTTCCCAATGTGGACATCCACTCTTTTCAAGCAGGTCCAAATATGAACATTCATCCCCTTGGCCTGCTTTCACAGAGACCATGCGAGAAGACAGTGTAACAAAAGTTATGGAGACATTTACAGCATATAAG GTTCTGTGTGGCAAGTGTGGCAATGGACTGGGCCATGAGTTTCTGAATGATGGGCCAGAGGAGGGCTTATCACGTTTTTGAATATTCAGCCACTCGCTTAAGTTTGTCCCAAA AGATAAGGTTGATAAACACTAA
- the tex2l gene encoding testis-expressed protein 2, translating to MAGMTGNEEIHRLPCEIQRPGLKPLPPEQQTADMDKKGIVIHLTGTEGEWDSLDDSDLIFTMDCDGQKSLSSLPKKIPCSVDIQAEEDWSLNSSASNVPLSPSSQDSFTLSSGFLSPTHRPLASFVKSMSTELDLKDSSLKPKPLLSLVKSISTELSRSEPEVSQSKSDSKLNLHLFTQFTQSKSRKGDSHTAPPSPVNLSPTEPKASFFKMELEDTRRKFSEAVQEPLNMFSKIMREDSIGSPKHQRSTGSIDSPSYKGFGIAKSLTDLTVGESPKSGRKADCEMLPRCNWPVKHRNRSCRACEHHSRQEEAGPVMKSSTKKNRSDVADQYPSSVPVGLAYVALLSYCYFIVPLSPYWSGLFLGLAFGFMLGLMLIRWSSTGRSSTKHQNRPNFLLEPQQSKGIFLKGWMNEMYTYDIETYHPSLMHSVFVTLEGAYLRLDYPRNNIPRWAAFDENCYEKNFTHSRIFRLTSSKVFLMPLALAHKRVWNRKYPICIRLAEEEMNVEEETAEGQGVRLKAEKPIGRPITLFLFGRTGREKEEWFHRLLSASSYNEEDHFEWILDKSALHEENPLDILHGAESKESNEDVFHSDPVGKAKDNILPDYTSYMIGLIFSGYASPLPSPCHCSPQSSPTDKQQHNFCSHDDETRPVWLNALIGRIFWDFLYEKYWADQVASKIQRKLSKIRLPYFMDELTLSELAMGSSMPQITGTALPQVNSRGLWLHMEVEYTGALQMNLETKINLSRLGKEGVLEGDTELETINDVSRSRLSVLADSEEESSSAGSSEEEEMSSVDTHGAPTEKTQPAAEGAAAGGSTSRRILRFVDKIAKSKYFQKATENEYIKKKFEEMSNTPLLLTVEVQELSGTLAVNIPHPPTDRIWYGFCVPPKLDLRVIPKLGEREVTFCHVTEWIEKKLKDEFQKVLVLPNMDDIYLPLMHSGMDNVHPAQVSHHFTERCDLEHSSELQ from the exons ATGGCAGGGATGACAGGAAATGAAGAAATCCACAGATTGCCCTGTGAGATCCAGAGGCCGGGCCTAAAGCCTCTTCCACCTGAGCAGCAGACAGCAGACATGGACAAAAAGGGTATCGTGATCCATCTGACTGGCACTGAGGGTGAATGGGACAGTCTTGATGACAGTGACCTCATATTCACAATGGACTGTGATGGCCAAAAGTCACTCAGCTCCCTTCCAAAGAAAATACCATGTTCGGTAGACATTCAGGCTGAGGAGGACTGGAGCCTCAACTCATCTGCATCCAACGTTCCTCTCTCTCCATCTTCCCAAGACTCTTTCACCCTAAGCTCTGGTTTCCTATCACCTACCCACCGGCCCTTGGCCAGCTTTGTAAAGTCTATGTCTACGGAGTTGGATCTAAAAGACTCATCTCTGAAGCCCAAGCCGCTTCTCAGCCTCGTCAAATCGATTTCCACCGAGCTTTCCCGCAGCGAGCCCGAAGTGTCCCAATCCAAGTCCGATTCTAAGCTCAATCTGCACCTTTTTACACAATTCACACAGTCTAAAAGCCGCAAAGGCGATTCCCACACTGCCCCTCCGTCTCCGGTCAACCTGTCACCAACTGAGCCCAAAGCCAGTTTCTTCAAAATGGAGCTTGAGGACACTCGACGCAAATTCTCAGAGGCCGTGCAAGAACCTCTAAACATGTTCAGTAAGATCATGCGTGAGGACAGTATCGGCAGTCCCAAACACCAAAGGAGCACAGGGTCAATAGACTCCCCAAGCTACAAAGGTTTTGGAATTGCGAAATCGCTTACTGACTTGACAGTAGGCGAATCTCCTAAGAGTGGAAGGAAAGCAGATTGCGAGATGCTGCCGCGGTGCAACTGGCCGGTGAAACACCGCAATCGATCCTGCCGTGCATGTGAACACCATAGTAGACAAGAAGAAGCTGGACCTGTAATGAAATCTAGCACAAAAAAGAATAGGAGTGATGTGGCAGACCAATACCCCTCATCTGTTCCAGTGGGTCTTGCCTATGTAGCATTGCTATCATACTGCTATTTTATCGTGCCATTGTCACCTTATTGGTCGGGCCTGTTTCTCGGGTTAGCATTCGGGTTTATGCTGGGACTTATGCTTATCCGATGGAGCTCCACTGGACGTTCATCTACCAAGCACCAAAATAGACCAAATTTTCTCCTTGAGCCTCAACAAAGCAAAGGTATTTTTCTCAAG ggctggatgaatgaaatGTACACATATGATATAGAGACCTACCACCCATCCCTCATGCACTCTGTGTTTGTCACATTGGAAGGAGCCTATTTGCGGCTTGACTACCCCCGTAACAACATTCCCCGCTGGGCCGCCTTTGATGAGAACTGCTACGAAAAGAATTTCACCCACTCTCGGATATTTAGACTCACTAGCAGCAAG GTATTTCTTATGCCATTGGCTTTGGCACACAAGAGAGTGTGGAACAGGAAGTATCCCATTTGCATACGTTTGGCTGAAGAAGAAATGAATGTGGAGGAGGAGACAGCTGAGGGACAGGGGGTGAGACTGAAAGCGGAGAAGCCCATTGGCCGTCCTATCACACTGTTCCTCTTTGGAAGGACGGGGCGGGAAAAAGAGGAGTGGTTTCATCGACTGCTTTCTGCATCCAGTTACAACGAAGAGGACCATTTTGAATGGATACTTG ACAAATCTGCGTTGCATGAGGAAAACCCTTTGGATATCTTACATGGTGCTGAAAGCAAGGAGAGCAATGAAGATGTGTTTCACAGTGACCCGGTTGGCAAAGCAAAGGATAACATTTTGCCAGACTATACTTCCTACATGATCGGTCTCATCTTCTCAGGATATGCAAGTCCTCTGCCAAGCCCCTGCCATTGCAGCCCCCAAAGTAGTCCCACTGACAAACAGCAG CACAACTTTTGCAGCCATGACGATGAAACAAGGCCTGTCTGGTTGAATGCTCTGATTGGCCGAATCTTTTGGGACTTCCTTTATGAGAAATACTGGGCCGATCAAGTGGCATCCAAGATACAACGGAAGCTAAGCAAAATCCGG CTGCCTTACTTCATGGATGAACTGACCCTTTCCGAACTGGCCATGGGCTCCAGCATGCCCCAGATAACAGGCACGGCTTTGCCACAGGTCAACAGCAGAG GTCTTTGGTTGCATATGGAGGTGGAGTACACAGGGGCTCTACAGATGAATCTGGAGACCAAGATAAACCTCTCCAGACTTGGAAAGGAGGGAGTCCTGGAGGGAGACACAGAGCTTGAGACCATCAATGATGT GAGCAGGTCTAGGCTCTCAGTGCTGGCTGACAGTGAGGAGGAATCCTCAAGTGCAGGATCCTCAGAGGAAGAAGAAATGTCATCTGTTGACACACATGGAGCTCCCACAGAGAAGACCCAACCTGCTGCTGAGGG AGCCGCAGCTGGTGGCAGCACTAGTAGGCGGATTTTGAGATTTGTCGACAAGATTGCTAAATCAAAGTATTTCCAGAAGGCCACCGAAAATGAATACATAAAAAAGAAGTTTGAAGAAATGTCCAACACCCCTCTGCTGCTCACGGTGGAAGTTCAAGAGCTCTCAGGAACACTTGCTGTCAACATACCACATCCCCCTACAGACAGAATATG GTATGGTTTCTGCGTGCCCCCGAAGCTTGATCTAAGAGTCATACCTAAGCTTGGAGAGCGAGAAGTGACCTTCTGTCATGTGACCGAGTGGATAGAGAAAAAGCTTAAGGATGAATTTCAG aaagttttagttTTGCCCAACATGGATGACATTTACTTACCACTAATGCATTCTGGGATGGACAATGTACACCCTGCACAAGTGTCCCATCACTTCACTGAAAGGTGTGATCTGGAACATTCTTCAGAATTACAGTAG
- the msrb1b gene encoding methionine-R-sulfoxide reductase B1b isoform X1: MSFCSFFGKEVYKDHFKPGMYVCSQCGHPLFSSRSKYEHSSPWPAFTETMREDSVTKVMETFTAYKVLCGKCGNGLGHEFLNDGPEEGLSRFUIFSHSLKFVPKDKIQTALLCYLLCYYVIYNGWMQ; this comes from the exons ATGTCCTTTTGTTCTTTTTTCGGGAAGGAAGTttataaagatcattttaaacCTG GAATGTATGTTTGTTCCCAATGTGGACATCCACTCTTTTCAAGCAGGTCCAAATATGAACATTCATCCCCTTGGCCTGCTTTCACAGAGACCATGCGAGAAGACAGTGTAACAAAAGTTATGGAGACATTTACAGCATATAAG GTTCTGTGTGGCAAGTGTGGCAATGGACTGGGCCATGAGTTTCTGAATGATGGGCCAGAGGAGGGCTTATCACGTTTTTGAATATTCAGCCACTCGCTTAAGTTTGTCCCAAAAGATAAGATACAGACAGCtttattatgttatttattatgttattatgtaatttataACGGCTGGATGCAGTAG
- the rnf151 gene encoding RING finger protein 151, which translates to MSGGYEVEKFVETPDHDLICVICKAVLRWPVRLTCNHVFCKECILQWMKRQVRCPCCRKSINQDQMLVLFKLRKSIGRLSIKCQNQHQGCGATFPLSNESLNISNCPYEWQLCPHEGCGEQVLRKDAQAHDQTCTHWRQLCPMGCGTLLCRENQTRHNCYRELHRCYVDERRKQRAVATNLRRKMIRMQSRMAEMKRQISQLCESLQVEDLDVESGEGTSTQTNSDTSRVSTSPSSRHHHSLRARPT; encoded by the exons ATG AGCGGTGGCTATGAAGTGGAGAAGTTTGTGGAGACTCCAGATCATGATCTGATTTGTGTTATCTGTAAAGCGGTTCTCCGGTGGCCTGTACGACTTACATGCAACCATGTCTTCTGCAAGGAATGCATTTTACAGTGGATGAAACG ACAGGTGAGATGCCCATGCTGTAGGAAGTCTATCAACCAGGACCAAATGCTTGTTTTGTTCAAGCTGAGAAAATCCATCGGTCGCTTATCAATCAAG tgtcaAAATCAACATCAGGGCTGCGGAGCCACATTCCCACTTTCTAATGAATCTCTCAACATATCTAACTGTCCGTATGAGTGGCAGCTCTGCCCGCACGAGGGTTGTGGTGAGCAGGTGCTGAGGAAAGATGCCCAGGCTCATGATCAAACCTGCACCCACTGGCGACAACTGTGTCCCATGGGCTGCGGCACGCTGCTCTGTCGTGAGAACCAGACCCGACACAACTGCTACAGAGAGCTGCATCGATGCTATGTAGATGAACGACGGAAACAGAGGGCCGTTGCAACAAACCTGCGCAGGAAGATGATTCGCATGCAGAGCCGCATGGCTGAAATGAAAAGGCAGATAAGCCAGCTGTGTGAGAGCCTACAGGTTGAAGATCTGGACGTTGAATCTGGAGAGGGAACAAGCACTCAGACCAACAGTGACACCAGCCGTGTCTCCACCAGTCCAAGCAGCAGGCATCATCACAGTTTAAGAGCAAGACCTACATAA